A region from the Pseudomonadota bacterium genome encodes:
- a CDS encoding plastocyanin/azurin family copper-binding protein: MRPSTKSNDLILLALFGAFAFIVGGCSPSTDASDSAPSATPADVDREDLPSELAAPAPAEQAPAQVAESPEPAPEGSQSAPSGADGGGTVHTVVAQGVKFEPMFVYIEAGDTVQWTNMAAHNVETIDAMVPDGQEKVLSDMGSEVAVTFDKEGVVVYKCTPHWSTRMGGMVVVGKPENPAAIVETYLAAIASDPSSLPAKGLLKKLLRDLEERGLL; the protein is encoded by the coding sequence TTGCGACCGTCGACAAAATCCAACGACCTCATCCTGCTTGCGCTCTTCGGGGCGTTCGCGTTTATCGTTGGCGGGTGCTCACCGTCGACAGACGCCTCGGACTCGGCACCGAGCGCAACACCTGCAGATGTGGATAGGGAGGACTTGCCGAGCGAGCTCGCCGCCCCCGCGCCAGCGGAACAAGCTCCCGCCCAGGTTGCCGAGTCACCCGAGCCAGCACCGGAGGGCTCGCAGAGTGCGCCCTCCGGCGCAGACGGTGGCGGCACGGTTCACACGGTGGTGGCTCAGGGGGTGAAGTTCGAGCCGATGTTCGTCTACATCGAAGCGGGTGACACAGTTCAATGGACCAACATGGCCGCGCACAACGTCGAGACCATCGACGCGATGGTGCCGGATGGCCAAGAGAAGGTGCTGAGCGATATGGGCAGCGAGGTCGCCGTGACGTTCGACAAGGAGGGTGTGGTCGTCTACAAGTGCACGCCCCATTGGAGCACCCGGATGGGCGGCATGGTGGTGGTTGGCAAGCCCGAGAATCCTGCCGCCATCGTCGAGACCTATCTTGCGGCCATCGCGTCGGACCCCTCATCGCTGCCTGCCAAGGGGCTGCTCAAGAAGTTGCTGCGCGACCTGGAGGAGAGGGGCCTGCTGTAG
- a CDS encoding putative Ig domain-containing protein, whose protein sequence is MATHRLSTANSLVTIIIALALTACGGGGGGGAPVDPPASNTGPTIAGQPPTETEETVAFTFSPTANDADGDALTFSIDNAPPWAQFDTSNGTLSGTPSIDDQGTYASITIRVSDGEAEATLAPFTLQVIDTLVVTLEGVATDDPLAGATVTAAVGDRDFTTTTDASGAYALPLRAPAEGMAAMMPITLSARGSGTQAQVELIAHVASVAQLKVLAEAEDDGSVTLAQAPRLAVSHLSTARFLLTEDTLAEGADPNDFANIEAAEQSIPTNRLLEVAGLIKLINDEGLLPIAADQTSLSLLRSPADATERNATRLYRLLQENGLADGDGQLLGDLQARVDEAISSTLSDTSLSIEVTAEEWVGDSLWVSATRVGSVGARGEIYALAEDGTGRWYEDLDSLFAVLPEGDLEPLRQRRLSWRIQEGGDLRLEYPDADLEVSFSEDIGNVAEFGFPQEVVDFLAGEFDPPLPTRITFFARIDAETVEIGSRTANRLAVRRTRQFNYEIDDFLIELDFPGPLPRAPITVVETLQILLPGGASVEPFPAVAGDAWALPVIYTPSVPRLDTADPALAVDLIALGADGTTTEGLYGAASHSWQVNATGELELSLGDRTYRYRLVQRGRQFDLVLLSIFDAEQLAGRALVRAVRADEVRTWPTEQLVATQPAYWQDGLQLLGAQQYGFDGLLLAEQVDGYLLGPAAAGRFGIVGSAVPECFEFAFPCFTLDDGWLYGVAEGRLAFVDTTAFSVRENAWELVRYDDQAEVATIIEYGVTDLDGEGPVEFSDYPRLNSLERGDLSSFMEAYERTISLGGLDFEGG, encoded by the coding sequence ATGGCGACCCACCGTCTGTCGACTGCGAATTCCCTGGTGACGATTATCATCGCTCTCGCCCTCACTGCGTGCGGCGGTGGCGGCGGTGGCGGCGCGCCGGTCGATCCCCCAGCGAGCAATACGGGCCCAACGATCGCTGGCCAGCCGCCGACGGAAACCGAAGAGACCGTGGCGTTCACGTTTTCGCCCACGGCCAACGACGCCGACGGCGACGCGCTCACGTTCTCCATTGACAACGCGCCACCCTGGGCCCAGTTCGATACGAGCAACGGCACTCTTTCCGGCACACCGTCGATCGATGATCAGGGGACCTACGCCTCGATCACGATCCGCGTGAGTGACGGTGAGGCAGAAGCGACCCTTGCGCCCTTTACCCTGCAGGTGATCGATACCTTGGTCGTGACCCTGGAAGGCGTCGCGACCGACGACCCGCTGGCCGGGGCCACGGTGACCGCCGCCGTCGGCGACCGCGATTTCACCACCACTACGGATGCTAGCGGCGCCTACGCCCTGCCCCTACGCGCCCCTGCCGAGGGCATGGCGGCCATGATGCCGATCACCCTAAGCGCTCGCGGTAGCGGCACCCAAGCGCAGGTGGAGCTGATCGCCCACGTCGCAAGCGTTGCGCAACTTAAGGTGCTGGCCGAAGCCGAAGACGACGGCTCGGTGACCCTGGCCCAAGCGCCACGGCTCGCTGTCTCGCATCTGAGTACTGCGCGCTTCTTGCTCACCGAAGATACGCTAGCGGAGGGCGCTGACCCTAACGACTTCGCTAATATCGAAGCCGCAGAGCAGAGCATACCCACCAACCGCTTGCTGGAGGTTGCAGGGCTCATTAAGCTGATCAACGACGAGGGGCTGCTGCCCATCGCGGCCGATCAGACCTCTCTCTCGCTCCTGCGCTCTCCGGCAGACGCCACCGAGCGCAATGCCACCCGCCTCTATCGACTGCTGCAGGAGAACGGACTCGCCGACGGCGACGGACAGCTCCTCGGAGACTTACAGGCTAGAGTGGACGAGGCCATCTCGAGCACGCTCAGCGACACGTCCCTGTCCATCGAAGTAACGGCCGAGGAATGGGTCGGCGACAGCCTTTGGGTGAGCGCCACCCGCGTGGGTAGCGTCGGCGCTCGCGGCGAGATCTACGCGCTGGCCGAGGACGGCACGGGGCGCTGGTACGAGGACTTGGACTCCCTCTTCGCGGTGCTGCCCGAGGGCGACCTCGAGCCCCTGCGCCAGCGCCGGCTCAGCTGGCGCATCCAAGAAGGCGGCGATCTGCGCTTGGAGTATCCAGACGCAGACCTCGAGGTCTCCTTCTCCGAGGACATCGGCAACGTCGCAGAGTTCGGCTTCCCCCAGGAGGTCGTCGACTTTCTCGCCGGCGAGTTCGACCCGCCGCTACCTACGCGCATCACCTTCTTCGCCCGGATCGACGCGGAGACGGTGGAGATCGGCTCACGCACCGCAAACCGCCTTGCCGTGCGCCGCACGCGCCAGTTTAACTACGAGATCGATGACTTTCTCATCGAGCTCGATTTCCCAGGTCCTCTGCCTCGCGCGCCGATCACCGTGGTCGAGACGCTTCAGATACTCTTGCCGGGCGGCGCGAGTGTCGAGCCCTTCCCTGCTGTGGCCGGCGATGCTTGGGCCCTGCCGGTGATTTACACCCCGTCTGTGCCGCGCCTTGACACTGCCGATCCGGCTCTCGCCGTCGACCTGATCGCCCTGGGCGCCGACGGAACCACCACAGAAGGGCTGTACGGCGCTGCAAGTCACAGCTGGCAGGTCAACGCTACCGGCGAGCTCGAACTCAGCCTCGGCGATCGCACCTATCGCTATCGCTTGGTGCAGCGCGGGCGCCAATTCGATTTGGTCCTGCTGAGTATCTTCGACGCTGAGCAGCTCGCTGGCCGGGCGCTGGTCCGCGCGGTGCGGGCCGATGAGGTACGAACATGGCCGACTGAACAGCTGGTTGCCACCCAACCCGCCTACTGGCAAGACGGCCTGCAGCTACTGGGCGCGCAACAGTACGGCTTCGATGGCCTGCTGCTTGCCGAGCAGGTGGACGGCTACCTGCTCGGCCCGGCAGCCGCAGGCCGCTTCGGGATCGTAGGCAGCGCAGTGCCCGAGTGCTTCGAATTCGCCTTCCCCTGCTTCACCCTCGACGACGGGTGGCTCTACGGCGTGGCCGAGGGTCGCCTGGCCTTCGTCGACACCACCGCATTCAGCGTGCGCGAAAACGCCTGGGAGCTGGTCCGCTACGACGACCAAGCCGAGGTGGCGACGATCATCGAGTACGGCGTCACCGACCTAGATGGCGAGGGGCCGGTGGAGTTCAGCGACTATCCGCGCCTCAACTCGCTAGAGCGTGGTGATCTCTCCTCGTTCATGGAAGCCTACGAGCGCACGATCTCCTTGGGCGGGCTGGACTTCGAAGGCGGATAA
- a CDS encoding VPLPA-CTERM sorting domain-containing protein translates to MKNLSAAFAAMLLVASGSALADFRNGPNPYEPGFGFDEPDEAGAAAWGGWTRGDAGTVHVEFDSFAETDFGSRESGADIATFGADALITWNQNTFVTGSLNLYSFSVAPDFELTLTPDVAFTDPVSVALQLETWGTPLDLNSVMLNGVAPELSAITYQDNEYDSPFGQVLLEHLLFTWTFDSLSDIVFDFNASGSSLSLTQVAIDIGPGVAAVVPVPAAAWLLGSGLLGLGAMRRRRAVASA, encoded by the coding sequence ATGAAGAATCTATCCGCCGCTTTCGCCGCCATGCTGCTCGTTGCCTCCGGATCCGCCCTAGCGGACTTCCGCAACGGCCCCAACCCGTACGAGCCTGGCTTCGGCTTCGATGAGCCAGACGAGGCCGGCGCTGCGGCTTGGGGTGGCTGGACTCGCGGTGATGCAGGCACCGTTCACGTCGAGTTCGACAGCTTCGCCGAAACGGACTTCGGCAGCCGCGAGTCCGGCGCCGATATCGCCACCTTTGGCGCAGACGCCTTGATCACGTGGAATCAAAACACCTTCGTGACCGGGTCCTTGAATCTCTACTCCTTCAGCGTTGCACCTGACTTCGAGCTGACGCTCACCCCGGACGTGGCGTTCACTGACCCGGTCAGCGTGGCGTTGCAGCTGGAAACGTGGGGCACGCCGCTCGATCTGAATAGCGTCATGTTGAATGGCGTGGCACCGGAACTCAGCGCGATAACCTACCAGGACAACGAGTACGACAGCCCCTTCGGTCAAGTGCTGCTCGAGCACCTGCTGTTCACCTGGACCTTCGATTCGCTCAGCGATATCGTCTTCGACTTCAATGCCTCCGGCAGCAGCCTCTCCTTGACGCAGGTTGCCATCGACATCGGCCCGGGCGTTGCTGCTGTGGTGCCGGTACCCGCGGCCGCTTGGCTGCTGGGCTCCGGCTTACTCGGTCTCGGCGCGATGCGCCGTCGCCGCGCCGTCGCTAGCGCCTAG
- a CDS encoding TonB-dependent receptor plug domain-containing protein produces MTDRLYRKGISFAPLVCAALVAPVSAQESSDGADEPQAQGGAAQATVVEEVLVTGQQLAGPRVDLKSTTTTFDLEAIRVLQPGSIYDILETVPGVELSGGPRANGISVNIRGFSDNEDVLTIVDGAVKNFEKYRFGAVSLEPEMLRELTVSRGPASAIQGSGAIGGVIEMETKDARDFLEDGQRIGGFAKLGYADNNDELLTIGSIYGRPTDSLDLLLSYTRRDASDLELSTGDTLPFSASSPEALLAKTEWTGQIASVGLSYTRTSTEGRELFDTAAFNNGVNGQVLRETVDDTLATYIDIDPVSDLINTTISVAYTDTRVNEQGIDASDNLTDRVWDYEYDIWSTRLHNTADFALPGTVGLTVQTGIQAIQEERTTDITGIDGEPTDSVLSQPSGRTLNWGAYLQGELTYGGFTATAGHRWDNNSTEVLEQEAIDLLALSGTAPKIDQDAGLFNYRLEYAFDRVPVRLFHSYVEAARYPKIDEYFTQGTFSLCVRDSSDAERLATSLAADQRSTQETIDAATALSLAEVESFAAEQIAERDALVEAAESQLALFIEQANALNEADPVGYPEAQRDADIATARGQTDSFINAATLTAEQNITFFTDQINTGLETDIASSQARLAGIFADVGLDDPNVDLDAIDIPTRTTLPEPFQTLQVCGELFQPELATNREWGIAYNKAGLLRADDTLRLKFTYFRTEVDQVLESLNSNPLDPTSQPGEEDTWGYEVESTYVFGGYRFDLTYNHSEGETRRFRIVDNPEGTNALNDTQYAFITDDRLDLPADQLALTARWISKSLRWELGFRATHQFSREALQLVDEQAVRTTQPSVSELDIYATWRPRERTDIRFTANNVTNAEFLVVGGITDDRDLVLGNFNVGRLMRLSITQYFQ; encoded by the coding sequence GTGACCGATCGGCTGTATCGCAAGGGGATCAGCTTCGCACCGCTCGTCTGCGCTGCGTTGGTAGCGCCCGTATCTGCGCAGGAGTCCAGCGACGGGGCTGACGAGCCTCAAGCTCAAGGTGGCGCTGCCCAGGCCACCGTGGTCGAGGAAGTTCTCGTCACAGGGCAACAGCTGGCGGGACCGCGCGTCGACCTGAAGAGCACCACCACCACCTTCGACCTGGAAGCCATTCGCGTCCTCCAACCAGGATCGATTTACGACATCTTGGAGACGGTCCCCGGCGTCGAGCTCTCCGGCGGCCCCCGCGCCAACGGCATCTCCGTCAACATTCGCGGCTTCTCGGACAACGAGGACGTGCTGACGATCGTCGACGGCGCCGTCAAGAACTTTGAGAAGTACCGCTTCGGCGCCGTCTCACTCGAACCTGAGATGCTGCGCGAACTCACCGTCTCCCGCGGCCCCGCCAGCGCCATCCAGGGCAGCGGCGCGATCGGCGGCGTCATCGAGATGGAAACCAAGGACGCGCGCGACTTTCTCGAAGACGGTCAGCGCATCGGCGGCTTCGCCAAGCTCGGCTACGCCGACAACAACGACGAGCTGCTCACGATCGGCAGCATCTACGGCCGCCCCACGGACAGCCTCGACCTGCTGCTGAGCTACACCCGACGCGACGCCAGCGACCTTGAACTCTCGACTGGCGACACCTTGCCATTCTCCGCATCGAGCCCGGAGGCGCTACTTGCCAAGACCGAGTGGACCGGCCAGATCGCCTCCGTCGGCCTCTCCTACACGCGCACCTCCACCGAAGGACGTGAGCTCTTCGACACGGCGGCCTTCAACAACGGCGTGAACGGTCAAGTGCTGCGCGAAACCGTGGACGATACGCTCGCCACCTACATCGACATCGACCCTGTCAGCGATCTGATCAACACGACGATCTCCGTGGCCTACACGGACACGCGGGTGAACGAACAGGGTATCGATGCGAGCGACAACCTGACCGATCGCGTGTGGGACTACGAGTACGACATCTGGTCCACGCGCCTGCACAACACGGCGGACTTCGCCCTACCCGGGACGGTCGGCTTGACCGTCCAGACGGGCATCCAGGCGATCCAGGAAGAGCGCACCACGGACATCACGGGCATCGATGGCGAACCCACCGATTCGGTGCTGAGCCAACCCTCCGGTCGTACCCTGAACTGGGGCGCATACCTGCAGGGGGAACTCACCTACGGTGGCTTTACGGCCACGGCCGGCCACCGTTGGGACAACAACTCGACGGAAGTGCTCGAGCAGGAAGCGATTGATCTGCTCGCCCTGAGCGGTACGGCGCCGAAGATCGATCAGGACGCGGGACTGTTCAACTACCGCCTGGAGTACGCCTTCGATCGCGTGCCCGTGCGCCTGTTCCACAGCTACGTCGAAGCGGCTCGCTACCCGAAGATCGACGAGTACTTCACCCAGGGCACCTTCAGCCTGTGCGTGAGGGACTCCAGCGACGCCGAACGCTTGGCCACCTCCCTCGCCGCTGACCAGCGCTCCACTCAGGAGACCATTGATGCGGCCACCGCCCTCTCGCTCGCCGAAGTCGAGTCCTTCGCCGCGGAGCAGATCGCCGAGCGCGATGCGCTCGTCGAGGCTGCCGAGTCCCAGCTGGCGCTCTTCATCGAGCAAGCCAACGCCCTGAACGAAGCCGACCCCGTGGGCTATCCAGAAGCGCAGCGCGACGCGGACATCGCCACGGCCCGGGGGCAGACCGACTCCTTCATCAACGCGGCCACGCTGACGGCAGAGCAGAACATCACCTTCTTCACCGATCAGATCAACACTGGCCTGGAGACTGACATCGCATCCTCCCAGGCGCGCCTAGCCGGGATCTTCGCCGACGTCGGCCTCGATGACCCCAACGTCGACCTCGACGCCATCGACATCCCTACCCGCACGACCTTGCCTGAGCCCTTCCAAACGCTCCAGGTATGCGGGGAGCTGTTCCAGCCCGAGCTAGCGACTAACCGAGAGTGGGGAATCGCCTACAACAAGGCCGGCCTCTTGCGCGCCGACGACACGCTGCGCCTGAAATTTACCTACTTCCGCACGGAGGTAGACCAGGTCCTAGAGTCGCTGAACAGCAATCCTCTGGACCCGACTAGCCAGCCCGGTGAGGAAGACACCTGGGGCTACGAGGTGGAGAGCACCTACGTCTTCGGCGGCTACCGCTTCGATCTGACCTACAACCACAGCGAAGGCGAGACCCGGCGCTTTCGCATCGTCGACAATCCAGAGGGCACCAACGCGCTGAATGACACGCAGTACGCCTTCATCACCGACGACCGTCTCGATCTTCCGGCTGATCAATTGGCGCTCACGGCGCGCTGGATTAGCAAATCGCTGCGCTGGGAGCTCGGCTTCCGCGCAACCCACCAGTTCAGCCGCGAGGCGCTGCAGCTGGTGGACGAGCAGGCCGTGCGCACGACACAGCCGTCCGTGAGCGAACTGGACATCTACGCTACCTGGCGTCCGCGCGAGCGTACGGACATCCGCTTCACGGCCAATAACGTCACTAACGCTGAATTTCTAGTGGTGGGGGGGATCACCGACGATCGTGATCTGGTGCTCGGCAATTTCAATGTCGGGCGTCTGATGCGATTGTCGATTACTCAGTACTTCCAATAG